From a region of the Bradyrhizobium sp. KBS0727 genome:
- a CDS encoding DMT family transporter yields the protein MTETNPQPPNLAAELALLVALATLWGASYTFIRIGVATIPPITFIAGRTAIAGLLLLAIMRWRGVTMPTDLATWRRFLFQACMNSVIPWTMVAWGERALDAGLATIFNSTAPIFTFFLTLVTRHEALTSRKLIGVLAGMAGICLIVGVQALSGFGEQLTAQVVTLLAAVCYAGAAIFGRGFKGLDPMAPAAGSLISGAAILIPLSLVVEQPWTLTPSTNSMLALLALAVFSTALAFVIYFRLIQTLGSVGTTAQAYLRVPIGVGLGVVFLGERPSATAWIGLACVVVGVAAMTIPPRKLPARVSP from the coding sequence ATGACGGAGACCAATCCGCAACCTCCCAACCTCGCCGCCGAGCTCGCACTGCTGGTGGCGCTGGCGACGCTGTGGGGCGCGTCCTACACCTTCATCCGGATCGGCGTCGCCACCATCCCGCCGATCACCTTCATCGCGGGCCGCACCGCGATTGCCGGACTGCTGTTGCTCGCCATCATGCGCTGGCGCGGCGTGACCATGCCGACCGATCTGGCTACCTGGCGGCGATTCCTGTTTCAGGCCTGCATGAACAGCGTCATCCCCTGGACCATGGTCGCATGGGGCGAGCGGGCGCTGGATGCGGGGCTGGCCACCATCTTCAATTCCACCGCGCCGATCTTCACGTTTTTCCTGACGCTGGTCACACGTCACGAAGCGCTGACATCACGAAAGCTGATCGGCGTTCTCGCCGGGATGGCCGGCATCTGCCTGATCGTCGGCGTGCAGGCGCTGTCCGGATTCGGCGAGCAACTGACCGCGCAGGTCGTCACGCTATTGGCCGCGGTTTGCTACGCCGGGGCTGCGATCTTCGGCCGGGGCTTCAAGGGCCTCGATCCGATGGCGCCGGCGGCAGGTTCGCTGATATCAGGCGCGGCGATCCTGATCCCGTTGAGCCTGGTGGTCGAGCAACCCTGGACGCTGACGCCGTCGACCAATTCAATGCTGGCGCTGCTGGCTCTCGCGGTGTTCTCGACCGCGCTCGCCTTCGTGATTTATTTCCGCCTGATCCAGACGCTGGGCTCGGTCGGCACCACCGCGCAGGCCTATCTGCGCGTTCCGATCGGCGTCGGGCTCGGCGTCGTGTTCCTCGGCGAGCGGCCGAGCGCGACCGCATGGATCGGGCTTGCCTGCGTCGTCGTCGGCGTCGCCGCGATGACGATCCCGCCACGGAAGCTGCCGGCCCGCGTTTCGCCCTGA
- a CDS encoding Zn-ribbon domain-containing OB-fold protein, whose protein sequence is MADAKKYPTPVTNPETVPFWEAAKQGKFLIKRCTACGEPHYFPRSICPFCFSDKTVWEESSGEATIYTFSLMRKSATGPFAIAYVTLKEGPSLQTNIVDCDMDKLKVGQKVKVVFKPTDGAPLPFFTPA, encoded by the coding sequence ATGGCCGACGCCAAGAAATACCCGACGCCTGTCACCAATCCCGAAACCGTGCCGTTCTGGGAAGCCGCCAAGCAGGGCAAGTTCCTGATCAAGCGCTGCACCGCCTGCGGCGAGCCGCATTACTTCCCGCGCTCGATCTGCCCGTTCTGCTTCTCCGACAAGACGGTGTGGGAAGAGAGTTCGGGCGAAGCCACGATCTACACCTTCAGCCTGATGCGCAAATCCGCCACCGGGCCGTTCGCGATCGCCTACGTCACCTTGAAGGAAGGCCCGTCGCTGCAGACCAATATCGTCGACTGCGACATGGACAAGCTCAAGGTCGGCCAGAAGGTGAAGGTGGTGTTCAAGCCGACCGACGGCGCGCCGCTGCCGTTCTTCACGCCGGCCTGA
- a CDS encoding SDR family oxidoreductase — MGLLDGKVAIITGAGGGLGEAYAKLFAREGAAIVVNDLGGPRDGSGGDKSMAQKVVDAIKAEGGRAVANGADISTIAGGQSVFDDAIKNFGRADILVNNAGILLDETFAKSNEANWDKVIRVHLKGTYCCTMPVFKWMRENGGGVIVNTSSTSGLIGNFGQTNYGAAKGGIWGLSNVLAIEGRKYNIRIWTLAPGALTRMTADLPRYIENPKAALGPDGIAPAVLYMVSDLSGDQTGKTLGVSGPRGVREMRMMEMEGWKPPHEGWKAQDVVAHAKEIFFSEEQIKMGARRF; from the coding sequence ATGGGATTACTCGACGGCAAGGTTGCGATCATCACCGGTGCGGGCGGCGGGCTTGGTGAAGCCTACGCCAAATTGTTCGCACGCGAAGGTGCGGCAATCGTGGTCAACGATCTCGGCGGACCGCGCGACGGTTCGGGCGGCGACAAGTCGATGGCGCAGAAGGTGGTCGATGCGATCAAGGCGGAGGGCGGCCGGGCGGTTGCCAACGGCGCCGACATCTCGACCATCGCCGGCGGCCAGTCGGTGTTCGACGACGCCATCAAGAATTTCGGCCGCGCCGATATCCTGGTGAACAACGCCGGCATCCTGCTCGACGAGACCTTCGCCAAGTCGAATGAAGCCAACTGGGACAAGGTGATCCGGGTTCACTTGAAGGGAACCTATTGCTGCACCATGCCGGTGTTCAAGTGGATGCGCGAGAACGGCGGCGGCGTCATCGTCAACACCTCCTCGACCTCGGGCCTGATCGGCAATTTCGGCCAGACCAATTACGGCGCCGCCAAGGGCGGTATCTGGGGACTGTCGAATGTGCTGGCCATCGAAGGCCGCAAGTACAACATCCGGATCTGGACCCTGGCCCCGGGCGCGCTGACCCGCATGACCGCGGACCTGCCGCGCTATATCGAGAATCCCAAGGCCGCGCTCGGCCCGGACGGTATCGCGCCTGCCGTGCTATACATGGTCAGCGATCTGTCGGGCGACCAGACCGGCAAGACTCTTGGAGTTTCTGGTCCCCGCGGCGTCCGCGAGATGCGGATGATGGAAATGGAAGGCTGGAAGCCCCCGCATGAGGGGTGGAAGGCGCAGGACGTCGTCGCGCACGCCAAGGAGATATTCTTCTCCGAGGAGCAGATCAAGATGGGCGCGCGACGGTTTTGA
- a CDS encoding MaoC/PaaZ C-terminal domain-containing protein, producing the protein MPIKYDELMALKSLGQKYAYTDRDVMLYAYGIGMGADPLDEKELAFVNEAVATPRPLKVVPTFASVAAWGAGPGEMNLNRVMVVDGERDITFHKPFATAAHITADSTVLDVFDKGKDKGAVIRHQTVLKDEKGEKLATLVASRFARGDGGFGGPSEGQPEPHKVPTRAPDKIVDITTRPDQALVYRLCGDRNPLHSDPGFAKKAGFPAPILHGMCTYGITCRGVLQTYADYDSSAFKQHAARFSSPVYPGETVTMELWKDGNVVSFEAKVKSRNVTVIKSGRTVLG; encoded by the coding sequence ATGCCGATCAAGTACGATGAGCTAATGGCCCTGAAGAGTCTCGGCCAGAAATACGCCTATACCGATCGCGACGTGATGCTCTATGCCTACGGCATCGGCATGGGCGCCGATCCCCTGGACGAGAAGGAACTCGCCTTCGTCAACGAGGCCGTCGCCACGCCGCGGCCCTTGAAGGTGGTGCCGACATTTGCGTCGGTGGCCGCCTGGGGCGCCGGACCCGGCGAAATGAATCTCAACCGCGTGATGGTGGTGGACGGCGAGCGCGACATCACCTTCCACAAGCCGTTTGCAACCGCTGCCCACATCACCGCCGATTCCACCGTGCTCGACGTGTTCGACAAGGGCAAGGACAAGGGCGCCGTGATCCGGCATCAGACCGTGCTGAAGGACGAGAAGGGCGAGAAGCTCGCCACGTTGGTGGCCTCGCGTTTCGCCCGCGGCGATGGTGGCTTCGGCGGTCCCTCCGAAGGCCAGCCCGAACCGCACAAGGTGCCGACCCGGGCGCCCGACAAGATCGTCGACATCACGACGCGTCCGGACCAGGCGCTGGTCTATCGCCTCTGCGGCGACCGCAACCCGCTTCACTCAGATCCCGGCTTTGCCAAGAAGGCCGGCTTTCCCGCCCCGATCCTGCACGGCATGTGCACCTACGGCATCACCTGCCGCGGCGTGCTGCAAACCTATGCCGATTACGATTCGTCCGCCTTCAAGCAGCACGCGGCGCGGTTCTCCTCGCCGGTCTATCCCGGCGAGACCGTGACGATGGAATTGTGGAAGGACGGCAACGTCGTTTCGTTCGAAGCCAAAGTGAAATCGCGCAATGTCACCGTGATCAAGAGCGGCAGGACGGTGCTGGGATAA
- a CDS encoding dihydrodipicolinate synthase family protein, protein MKLTAQAAGTFAIAPTPFHDDGRIDEKSIDRLTDFYAEVGCDGVTVLGILGEAPKLDAAEAEQVAVRFVKRAKNMQIIVGVSAPGFATMRSLAKASMDAGAAGVMIAPPPHLRTDDQIVSYFKQAQEAVGDDIPWVLQDYPLTLSVVFTPAVIRKIVMDSPSCVMLKHEDWPGLEKISTLRGYQKDGSLKPMSILVGNGGLFLDFEMERGADGAMTGYAFPELLIDIVKLSKAGKRDAAHDLFDAHLPLIRYEQQPGAGLAVRKYVLQKRGVIASSAQRKPGAVISATAKAEVDYLLSRVARVDRRANLQPQSSAAG, encoded by the coding sequence ATGAAGCTCACCGCCCAGGCCGCAGGCACCTTTGCGATCGCGCCGACGCCGTTCCACGATGACGGCCGCATCGACGAAAAATCGATCGACCGGCTGACCGACTTCTATGCCGAAGTCGGCTGCGATGGCGTCACGGTGCTCGGCATTCTCGGCGAAGCGCCGAAGCTCGATGCCGCCGAGGCCGAGCAGGTGGCGGTGCGCTTCGTCAAGCGCGCCAAGAACATGCAGATCATCGTCGGCGTCTCGGCGCCGGGATTTGCCACCATGCGGTCGCTGGCCAAGGCCTCGATGGATGCCGGTGCCGCCGGCGTGATGATCGCACCGCCGCCGCATCTGCGCACCGACGACCAGATCGTCTCGTACTTCAAGCAGGCCCAGGAAGCGGTCGGTGACGACATTCCGTGGGTGCTGCAGGATTACCCGCTGACCTTGTCCGTGGTGTTCACGCCGGCGGTGATCCGCAAGATCGTGATGGATTCGCCGTCCTGCGTGATGCTCAAGCACGAGGACTGGCCGGGCCTGGAAAAAATTTCGACGCTGCGGGGTTACCAGAAGGATGGTTCGCTGAAGCCGATGTCGATCCTGGTCGGTAACGGTGGATTGTTCCTCGACTTCGAAATGGAGCGCGGCGCCGACGGCGCCATGACCGGCTACGCCTTCCCGGAACTCCTGATCGACATCGTCAAACTGTCGAAGGCCGGCAAGCGCGACGCCGCGCACGACCTGTTCGACGCCCATCTGCCGCTGATCCGCTACGAGCAGCAGCCCGGCGCGGGTCTCGCGGTACGCAAATACGTGCTGCAGAAGCGTGGCGTTATCGCCTCCAGCGCGCAGCGCAAGCCGGGCGCCGTCATATCAGCCACGGCGAAAGCCGAAGTCGACTACCTGCTGTCGCGGGTGGCGCGTGTCGATCGCCGCGCCAACCTGCAGCCGCAATCCAGCGCGGCAGGCTAG
- a CDS encoding tripartite tricarboxylate transporter substrate binding protein, which produces MRFRPIGAVIAALLGFFASPSVGQAQENFPNRPIRIVIPYSPGSVTDVFARIIAQNMQEQWKGTIVVESKSGANGSIAAEEVARSAPDGYTWLLVTTFFTASPSLNASLRWDPVRDFIPIGQVCRAPNFFIVPTALPVKTVAEYVALAKEKPGTLNYSHLGKGSTGHLGFELFKRLAGIDVTGIGYRGYPQMVPDIASGLISSSFLSANQALAQVQSGSIRIIGAINDGRSKYFPDVPTMAEQGFAEAQVTPWFGVVVPKGTPEPIVERISKALEAALATADVPQRLDVAGCEAKSAPRQAFADIIKADVAVWAKVVKEAGITVD; this is translated from the coding sequence ATGAGATTTCGACCCATCGGCGCCGTGATCGCCGCGTTGCTCGGGTTTTTCGCAAGCCCGAGCGTGGGGCAGGCGCAGGAGAATTTTCCGAACCGGCCGATCCGCATCGTCATTCCGTACTCGCCGGGCAGCGTCACCGACGTGTTCGCGCGTATCATCGCGCAAAACATGCAGGAGCAGTGGAAGGGCACCATCGTCGTCGAGTCCAAGTCCGGCGCCAACGGCTCGATCGCGGCCGAGGAAGTCGCGCGCTCGGCGCCCGACGGCTACACGTGGCTGCTGGTAACGACGTTTTTCACCGCGAGCCCGTCGTTGAACGCCTCGCTGCGCTGGGACCCGGTGCGCGATTTCATTCCGATCGGGCAGGTGTGCCGCGCTCCCAATTTCTTCATCGTGCCGACGGCGCTGCCGGTAAAGACGGTTGCCGAATATGTCGCGCTTGCCAAGGAAAAGCCCGGCACGCTGAATTACAGCCATCTCGGCAAGGGCTCGACCGGGCATCTCGGGTTTGAGCTGTTCAAGCGGCTGGCCGGGATCGACGTCACCGGGATCGGCTATCGCGGCTATCCGCAGATGGTGCCGGATATCGCCAGCGGCCTGATTTCGTCGAGCTTCCTGTCTGCCAACCAGGCGCTGGCGCAGGTGCAGTCCGGTTCGATCCGGATCATCGGCGCCATCAACGACGGCCGCTCGAAATATTTCCCCGACGTGCCGACCATGGCCGAACAGGGCTTTGCCGAGGCGCAGGTAACGCCATGGTTCGGGGTCGTGGTGCCGAAGGGGACGCCCGAACCGATCGTGGAACGTATCAGCAAGGCCCTGGAGGCCGCTCTGGCTACGGCAGACGTGCCGCAGAGGCTGGACGTGGCCGGCTGCGAGGCCAAAAGCGCGCCACGGCAGGCTTTCGCCGACATCATCAAGGCCGACGTCGCGGTCTGGGCCAAGGTGGTCAAGGAGGCCGGCATAACCGTCGATTGA
- a CDS encoding arylsulfatase, which yields MKISRSVLAGASLLALSCVSALAQQATGVPGSPGATTTIDGRQLPPPDPAFGGVIKEKASESTAWWAPRVVPPKGAPNVLLIMTDDCGFGAPGTFGGVVPTPALDRIAAQGLRYTNFHSTALCSPTRAAIITGRNHHSVGFGVVGEVSTGFPGYDSIIPIEKGTIGTILKANGYATSWFGKDHNTPSYQSSQAGPFNQWPTGMGFDYFYGFVGGDASQWQPNLFRNTTAIYPFQDNPKWNLETAMADDAIQYMKQLKELAPDKPFFVYYVPGGTHAPHHPTPEWIKKIGDMHLFDQGWNKVRETIFANQKRLGIMPENAKLTAWPKELPEWSSLGEIEKKLFIKQADVYGAYLAYTDNEIGRVIQAVEDMGQLDNTLIIYISGDNGASAEGMLNGTPNEFTTFNGVPVPVKAQYLWYPFWGSDKTFPHFAAPWAWAMSTPFKWVKQVASHFGGTAQGMAISWPGHINDVGGIRRQFHHVIDIVPTILEATDIPQPETVNGIKQIPIEGVSMKYTWDKTNANAPTQHSTQYFEMLGNRAIYQDGWVAATTPATLPWELSTAPPPDVITGYKWELYNVGEDPTQSNDLAANMPDRLKQMQAVFYSEAAKYNVLPLDNSSLARWNTPRPSLTAGQTVFTYSGELSGVPASAAPSILNKSYTITAEVEIPSGGAEGMIVTEGGRFGGYGLFLSKGVAGIRSGKPVFLYNLLNLKRTIWSGPELSAGKHTIVFDFKSDGPGLAKGGTGVLTVDGKEVDKKSMKQTTPITFPEDETFDVGLDTRSGVAMLEYRYDPPFKFTGKINKLTFKLEPELKEPAQARAELGPTPAPEPDPIEESKPQKPAANVGKK from the coding sequence ATGAAAATCAGCCGCAGCGTGCTTGCGGGTGCGAGTCTTCTCGCCCTAAGTTGTGTCTCGGCATTGGCGCAGCAGGCCACAGGTGTTCCAGGTTCGCCCGGCGCAACGACGACAATCGACGGCAGGCAGCTTCCGCCGCCTGATCCCGCGTTCGGCGGGGTAATCAAGGAGAAGGCCTCGGAGTCGACGGCGTGGTGGGCGCCGCGCGTCGTGCCGCCGAAGGGCGCGCCCAACGTGTTGCTCATTATGACTGATGATTGCGGCTTCGGTGCGCCCGGCACATTCGGCGGTGTCGTTCCGACGCCGGCGCTGGATCGCATCGCGGCGCAGGGGCTGCGCTATACCAATTTCCACTCCACGGCGCTCTGCTCACCGACGCGGGCAGCGATCATCACGGGCCGCAACCATCACTCGGTTGGCTTCGGCGTGGTGGGTGAGGTCTCAACAGGTTTTCCGGGTTACGACTCAATCATCCCGATTGAAAAAGGCACCATCGGCACGATCCTGAAGGCGAATGGATATGCGACGTCGTGGTTCGGCAAGGATCACAACACGCCATCGTACCAGTCGAGCCAAGCCGGGCCGTTCAATCAGTGGCCGACCGGCATGGGCTTCGATTATTTCTATGGCTTCGTCGGCGGCGACGCCAGCCAGTGGCAGCCAAATCTGTTCCGCAACACCACGGCCATCTATCCGTTCCAGGATAATCCCAAGTGGAATCTGGAGACGGCGATGGCCGACGACGCCATCCAGTACATGAAGCAACTCAAGGAGCTTGCACCCGACAAGCCGTTCTTCGTCTACTACGTACCGGGCGGCACCCACGCGCCGCATCATCCGACGCCAGAGTGGATCAAGAAGATCGGCGACATGCACTTGTTCGACCAGGGCTGGAACAAGGTGCGGGAGACGATCTTCGCCAACCAGAAACGGTTGGGCATCATGCCTGAGAACGCCAAGCTGACCGCTTGGCCCAAGGAACTTCCGGAATGGAGTTCCCTCGGCGAGATTGAAAAGAAGCTCTTCATCAAGCAGGCCGATGTCTACGGGGCCTACCTCGCATATACCGACAACGAGATCGGTCGCGTGATCCAGGCCGTCGAAGACATGGGCCAGCTCGACAACACGCTGATCATCTACATCAGCGGCGATAATGGCGCGAGCGCGGAAGGCATGCTCAACGGCACGCCGAATGAGTTCACCACGTTCAATGGCGTCCCCGTGCCGGTGAAGGCCCAGTATCTCTGGTACCCATTCTGGGGATCAGACAAGACGTTCCCGCACTTTGCGGCGCCTTGGGCGTGGGCGATGAGCACGCCTTTCAAATGGGTGAAGCAGGTGGCCTCGCACTTCGGCGGGACCGCGCAGGGCATGGCTATCTCTTGGCCCGGCCACATCAACGACGTGGGCGGCATCCGCCGCCAGTTCCACCACGTCATCGACATCGTGCCGACCATTCTGGAGGCGACGGACATTCCGCAACCCGAAACGGTCAACGGCATCAAGCAAATCCCCATTGAGGGAGTAAGCATGAAGTACACGTGGGACAAGACGAATGCCAACGCGCCGACCCAGCATTCGACGCAGTACTTCGAGATGCTCGGCAATCGCGCGATCTATCAGGACGGGTGGGTAGCGGCCACGACACCGGCTACGCTGCCGTGGGAGCTGAGCACCGCGCCGCCGCCGGACGTGATCACCGGTTACAAGTGGGAGCTTTACAACGTTGGCGAGGACCCCACCCAGTCCAACGATCTGGCCGCCAACATGCCGGACAGGCTCAAGCAGATGCAAGCTGTCTTCTATTCGGAGGCCGCCAAATATAACGTGCTGCCGCTCGACAACTCCTCGCTCGCGCGCTGGAATACGCCACGTCCGAGCCTGACTGCCGGGCAAACGGTTTTCACGTATTCGGGCGAGCTGTCCGGCGTGCCGGCCAGCGCTGCGCCGAGCATTCTGAACAAGTCCTACACGATCACCGCTGAAGTCGAGATTCCCAGTGGCGGTGCGGAAGGCATGATCGTCACCGAAGGCGGGCGCTTCGGCGGCTACGGCCTGTTCCTGAGCAAGGGCGTGGCGGGCATCCGCAGCGGCAAGCCCGTGTTCCTCTACAACCTGCTCAACCTCAAGCGCACGATCTGGTCAGGACCGGAGTTGAGCGCGGGCAAGCACACCATCGTCTTCGACTTCAAGTCGGATGGTCCGGGCCTAGCCAAGGGCGGAACAGGCGTGCTCACCGTGGACGGCAAGGAGGTGGACAAGAAATCCATGAAGCAGACCACGCCGATCACCTTCCCGGAGGACGAAACTTTCGACGTCGGCCTGGATACCCGCAGCGGAGTGGCAATGCTGGAGTATCGCTACGACCCGCCGTTCAAGTTCACAGGCAAGATCAACAAGCTGACGTTCAAGCTCGAACCGGAGCTCAAGGAACCGGCGCAAGCCAGGGCAGAACTGGGACCTACGCCGGCGCCGGAGCCGGATCCCATTGAAGAGTCGAAGCCTCAAAAGCCAGCCGCGAACGTCGGTAAAAAATGA
- a CDS encoding thiolase domain-containing protein, producing the protein MTIKGKAYIAGIYEHPTRHAPDKSTAQLHAEVAKGAIEDAGLTKADIDGYFCAGDAPGGLWPMVDYLGLKVRHMDSTDTGGCSYLIHLGHAAEAIAAGKCSIALITLAGKPRTGPMPPRAAGAEVDFEAAYGATTHNAYGMCAMRHMHDYGTTSEQLAWIKVAASHHAQYNPHAMLKEVVTVEDVLNSPMISDPLHRMDCCVVTDGGGALIVTTPEIAKSLKKPLVRLIGHGEAMKGPRGGKDLDLTYSAGVWSGPRAFEEAGVTPKDIKYASIYDSFTITVLMQLEDLGFCKKGEGGKFVADGNLISGVGKLPFNTDGGGLCSNHPVNRGGMTKIIEAVRQLRGEAHPKVQVPNCDLAVAHGTGGLLGVRHAASTCILERA; encoded by the coding sequence TTGACCATCAAGGGCAAAGCCTACATTGCGGGGATCTATGAACATCCAACCCGGCACGCACCCGATAAATCCACAGCACAGCTGCACGCCGAAGTCGCCAAGGGCGCGATCGAGGACGCCGGGCTGACCAAAGCCGACATTGATGGCTATTTCTGCGCCGGCGACGCCCCCGGCGGCCTCTGGCCGATGGTTGATTACCTCGGCCTCAAGGTCCGCCATATGGATTCCACCGATACCGGCGGCTGTTCCTATTTGATCCATCTCGGCCATGCGGCCGAGGCGATCGCCGCGGGCAAGTGTTCGATCGCGCTGATCACGCTGGCGGGCAAGCCGCGCACCGGTCCGATGCCGCCGCGCGCGGCCGGCGCCGAGGTCGATTTCGAGGCGGCCTACGGGGCTACCACGCACAATGCCTACGGCATGTGTGCCATGCGCCATATGCACGACTACGGCACCACCAGCGAACAGCTGGCCTGGATCAAGGTCGCCGCCTCGCATCACGCGCAGTACAACCCGCATGCGATGCTGAAGGAAGTCGTCACCGTCGAGGACGTGCTGAACTCGCCGATGATCTCCGATCCCTTGCATCGCATGGATTGCTGCGTCGTCACCGACGGCGGCGGCGCGCTGATCGTGACCACGCCGGAAATCGCCAAGAGCCTGAAGAAGCCGCTGGTGCGCCTGATCGGCCATGGCGAGGCCATGAAGGGTCCGCGCGGCGGCAAGGATCTCGACCTGACGTACTCGGCCGGCGTCTGGTCCGGTCCGCGCGCGTTCGAGGAAGCGGGCGTCACGCCAAAGGACATCAAGTACGCCTCGATCTACGACAGCTTCACCATCACGGTGCTGATGCAGCTCGAGGATCTCGGCTTCTGCAAGAAAGGCGAGGGCGGCAAGTTCGTCGCCGACGGCAACCTGATCTCGGGCGTCGGCAAATTGCCGTTCAACACCGACGGCGGCGGCCTCTGCAGCAACCACCCGGTCAACCGCGGCGGCATGACCAAGATCATCGAGGCGGTGCGCCAGCTTCGCGGCGAAGCGCATCCCAAGGTGCAGGTGCCGAACTGCGATCTCGCCGTTGCCCACGGCACCGGCGGACTTCTCGGCGTGCGCCATGCCGCCTCAACCTGCATTCTGGAGCGCGCATAA
- a CDS encoding NUDIX hydrolase, with protein sequence MAEIVAPRPASTILLLRDAAAKKEVEVFMMVRHYEIDFNSGALVFPGGSVDKGDKEIIANPQLYSGGEGLDEATLSFRIAAIRETFEESGILLARPKGSKALVDAKTASAIEAAHRADLCDSKITFLKVLTDNGMVLALDELVPYAHWITPEGMPKRFDTWFFLAAAPPEQVGAHDGKESTDSIWVSPREALEGGETGRFKLPFPTTRNLIKLGKQGSVKAALDDSRGKSVVTVMPVMTKNNGGRQLRIPLEAGYDGDVFEVGALG encoded by the coding sequence ATGGCCGAGATTGTCGCCCCGCGTCCCGCATCGACCATCCTGCTGCTGCGCGACGCGGCGGCAAAAAAGGAAGTCGAAGTCTTCATGATGGTTCGCCATTACGAGATCGATTTCAATTCCGGCGCGCTGGTGTTTCCCGGCGGCAGTGTCGACAAGGGCGACAAGGAAATCATTGCCAACCCCCAGCTCTATTCAGGTGGTGAGGGGCTCGATGAGGCGACGCTGAGCTTCCGCATCGCCGCGATCCGCGAAACTTTCGAGGAGAGCGGAATCCTGCTGGCGCGGCCGAAGGGATCGAAGGCGCTGGTCGATGCCAAAACGGCCAGTGCGATCGAGGCCGCGCACCGCGCCGACCTTTGCGACAGCAAGATCACCTTCCTCAAGGTGCTGACCGATAACGGCATGGTGCTGGCGCTCGACGAGCTCGTGCCCTATGCGCACTGGATCACGCCGGAAGGCATGCCCAAGCGTTTCGACACCTGGTTCTTCCTCGCTGCCGCGCCGCCCGAACAGGTCGGCGCCCACGACGGCAAGGAATCCACCGACTCGATCTGGGTCTCGCCGCGCGAGGCGCTGGAAGGCGGCGAAACCGGGCGCTTCAAGCTGCCATTCCCGACCACGCGCAACCTGATCAAGCTGGGCAAGCAGGGCAGCGTGAAGGCGGCGCTGGATGATTCCAGAGGGAAATCGGTGGTCACCGTGATGCCGGTCATGACCAAAAACAACGGCGGCCGCCAGCTCCGGATTCCGCTCGAGGCCGGCTACGACGGCGACGTATTCGAGGTCGGCGCGCTCGGGTAG